A region of Piscinibacter gummiphilus DNA encodes the following proteins:
- a CDS encoding sensor domain-containing diguanylate cyclase: protein MTAAAPLRPRHLRLQVRVGVCLLILAAAAGCGEWFARRHAETAREAAGDRLLATAREMADRLSQEMAARARDVQALSEDETLRHPVTDPAASRAMLEGLKSRLPQFTWMGLASPDGTIVAATGDLLLGQSIASRPVFQNGLKGLWTGDVHEAVLLAKLVPHPPGEDIKFVDIAAPVRDAAGEPLGVLAAHLSWQWADQLRQTVLRPRGAPASLQLTIVGPKGDLLLPPERRDAGATLAPARIEENIDRWTAVAWSDGRPSLTAVAESLPVGAFRGFGWRVIARDEQAALATAVEAQRREAWTWAMGAGLVVAALAWWAIGRAVRPPAPQEPVRTQPASLMAGAVRPQRRSDLAPVTRLQPVASPVPDILDQEHRDTLTGLGNAAQLERISRRLADAAADEPAETCVLCIDIDGFQTVNERYGRPAGDEVLVQIARRLRQAAREGDSVFRLGGDDFLVLLTCPVGEATALARSVAARVLAELQRPLSYRTLSNLRISGSVGGAVWPVHGATFEEAIAHAGEALRAAKQSGTGKFRLYAGDPSADPARLRA from the coding sequence ATGACTGCCGCTGCCCCCCTCCGCCCGCGGCACCTGCGCCTGCAGGTGCGGGTCGGGGTGTGCCTGCTGATCCTGGCCGCGGCCGCCGGGTGCGGCGAGTGGTTCGCCCGCCGGCATGCCGAGACCGCACGCGAAGCCGCCGGCGACCGGCTGCTCGCCACGGCCCGCGAAATGGCCGACCGGCTCTCGCAGGAGATGGCGGCCCGCGCCCGTGACGTGCAGGCGCTGTCCGAAGACGAGACGCTGCGCCACCCCGTCACCGACCCGGCCGCCTCGCGCGCGATGCTCGAAGGGCTGAAATCCCGCCTGCCCCAGTTCACGTGGATGGGCCTCGCGTCGCCCGACGGCACCATCGTCGCGGCCACCGGCGACCTGCTGCTCGGCCAGTCCATCGCGTCGCGCCCCGTGTTCCAGAACGGCCTGAAGGGCCTGTGGACCGGCGACGTGCACGAGGCCGTGCTGCTCGCGAAACTCGTGCCCCACCCGCCCGGCGAGGACATCAAGTTCGTCGACATCGCCGCCCCCGTGCGCGATGCGGCGGGCGAGCCCCTCGGCGTGCTCGCCGCCCACCTGAGCTGGCAGTGGGCCGACCAGCTGCGCCAGACCGTGCTGCGGCCACGCGGCGCTCCCGCGTCGCTGCAGTTGACGATCGTGGGCCCGAAGGGCGACCTGCTGCTGCCGCCCGAACGGCGCGACGCCGGCGCCACCCTCGCCCCCGCCCGCATCGAGGAGAACATCGACCGCTGGACGGCCGTGGCCTGGAGCGACGGCCGCCCCTCGCTCACCGCGGTCGCCGAAAGCCTGCCGGTCGGCGCCTTCCGCGGCTTCGGCTGGCGCGTGATCGCCCGCGACGAACAGGCGGCGCTCGCCACCGCGGTGGAAGCCCAGCGCCGCGAGGCCTGGACCTGGGCGATGGGCGCGGGCCTCGTCGTGGCCGCGCTCGCCTGGTGGGCCATCGGGCGCGCCGTGCGTCCGCCGGCCCCGCAGGAGCCCGTCCGCACCCAACCCGCCTCGCTGATGGCCGGCGCCGTGCGGCCCCAGCGCCGCTCCGACCTCGCCCCCGTCACCCGCCTGCAGCCTGTCGCGTCCCCGGTGCCCGACATCCTGGACCAGGAGCACCGAGACACGCTGACCGGACTCGGCAACGCGGCCCAGCTCGAACGGATTTCCCGCCGCCTGGCCGACGCGGCCGCTGACGAACCCGCCGAGACGTGTGTGCTGTGCATCGACATCGACGGATTCCAGACGGTCAACGAACGCTACGGCCGCCCGGCCGGCGACGAGGTGCTCGTGCAGATCGCCCGCCGCCTGCGCCAGGCCGCCCGGGAAGGCGACAGCGTGTTCCGCCTCGGCGGCGACGACTTCCTGGTGCTGCTCACCTGCCCCGTGGGCGAAGCCACCGCCCTCGCCCGTTCCGTGGCGGCCCGCGTGCTGGCCGAACTGCAGCGGCCGCTCAGCTACCGCACGCTGAGCAACCTGCGCATCTCGGGCAGCGTGGGCGGCGCCGTGTGGCCCGTTCACGGGGCCACGTTCGAGGAAGCCATCGCCCATGCGGGCGAGGCCCTGCGCGCGGCCAAGCAGAGCGGCACGGGCAAGTTCCGCCTGTACGCGGGCGATCCCAGCGCCGATCCGGCGCGGCTGCGCGCCTGA
- a CDS encoding lipocalin-like domain-containing protein, giving the protein MVNRRKLLFSALALPGWGLAATPGVRLPHDFGAHPDARTEWWYVTGALEAGGRTWGFQVTFFRVTTGIDTAHPSRFAARELVFGHAALTDLAAGRQFHDQRVARSGFGVASAAEGRTAIRLRDWHLDRDGDRYTTRVRCPAAGFDLDLVLDTTQPTLLQGQDGWSRKGPDPANTTGYYSEPQLAVAGTLVRDGAPALPVTGRAWLDHEWGAVLMPAEAVGWDWIGMNLDDGAALTAFRLRRPDGSALWAGGSHRPAGGPARIFGANEVVFSPGRTWTSPASQARYPVEWTVDTPAGRFAVVSLLDAQELDSRASTGAWYWEGLSDLRAPDGRRLGRGYLEMTGYASRLRL; this is encoded by the coding sequence ATGGTGAATCGACGCAAGTTGCTGTTTTCGGCCCTGGCGCTGCCCGGGTGGGGCCTCGCCGCCACGCCCGGCGTGCGCCTGCCGCACGATTTCGGGGCCCATCCGGACGCCCGGACGGAGTGGTGGTACGTCACCGGCGCGCTCGAGGCGGGTGGACGCACCTGGGGCTTCCAGGTGACGTTCTTCCGCGTCACCACCGGCATCGACACCGCCCACCCCAGCCGTTTCGCGGCACGTGAGCTGGTGTTCGGCCACGCGGCCCTGACGGACCTCGCCGCCGGCCGGCAGTTCCACGACCAGCGGGTCGCCCGCAGCGGTTTCGGAGTGGCCTCGGCGGCCGAGGGGCGCACCGCGATCCGGCTGCGCGACTGGCACCTCGACCGCGACGGCGACCGCTACACCACCCGCGTGCGCTGCCCGGCGGCCGGCTTCGACCTGGACCTCGTGCTCGACACGACCCAGCCCACGCTGCTGCAGGGGCAAGACGGCTGGTCCCGGAAGGGCCCGGACCCCGCGAACACGACCGGCTACTACAGCGAGCCCCAGCTGGCCGTGGCGGGCACGCTGGTGCGGGACGGCGCCCCGGCCCTGCCCGTCACGGGCCGGGCCTGGCTCGACCACGAGTGGGGCGCCGTGCTGATGCCCGCGGAGGCGGTGGGTTGGGACTGGATCGGCATGAACCTCGACGACGGCGCCGCCCTCACCGCCTTCCGCCTGCGCCGCCCCGACGGCAGCGCCCTGTGGGCCGGCGGCAGCCACCGCCCGGCCGGCGGTCCCGCCCGGATCTTCGGCGCGAACGAGGTGGTGTTCTCGCCGGGCCGGACCTGGACCAGCCCGGCGTCGCAGGCCCGCTACCCGGTGGAGTGGACCGTCGACACCCCGGCCGGCCGCTTCGCGGTGGTGTCACTGCTCGACGCCCAGGAGCTCGACAGCCGGGCCAGCACGGGCGCGTGGTACTGGGAAGGCCTGAGCGACCTGCGCGCGCCGGACGGCCGGCGCCTCGGGCGCGGGTACCTGGAGATGACCGGCTATGCAAGCCGCCTTCGCCTCTGA
- a CDS encoding DEAD/DEAH box helicase has translation MALNPDQAVLSMHTHGNMLMTRMQGTGLAAYDQRITLPVDRLGLRVQGHCTCPVGLNCPHVAAALMAFEAREIRRKKNPQATPAVRPLGGTPPAPPAPRQAERPVENLGSLPLVPVLRLTTCVDVASEALLHHRYGNSTSRNTTLRQASAQFFLRYVPDTGKPLEYHYPAGNAEQTLAERPDPAHPGQTTAIRFQRQGKEEAAALLVLFNELGFRPWSLAAGLAHNRLTKVGARAAQNTPHALEGQPLVLVPQLRDQWPMLLAKQLPELQERGWAVELAEDFPYEMHNADEWSVDVEEAPDGNWFTLGLKVSVEGQPVDLVPLLVGLVQTGWLKLDAALRDPEGDVLVPWPGNEPALPGRPVRTRLLRVPVRRVAPLMDWLRTVFEANGRDAPLRMSRYDLGAMDDLSVGAKVTAPTSFTALIEQVRALRTGEGLPVVTPSSNVNATLRHYQQDGLSWMDFLRRAQLGGVLADDMGLGKTLQALTLLQGELDAGRIDRPCLVIVPTSLIGNWAAEARKFTPALKTLVLHGPQRTQHFAKIPKVHLVITSYPLAVRDADMLASHEWHYLMLDEAQRIKNARSQAAQSVKGLRARHRMCLSGTPLENHMGELWSLIDFVCPGLLGNEKEFREHYRNPIEKRQESALATHLARRVRPFILRRTKQQVAKELPAKTETHLRVQLSGAQADLYETVRATMDSKLREAIEKQGLARSQIMVLDALLKLRQVCCDPRLIKTGETSAVKAAPSAKMELLLDLLPTLVEDGRRILLFSQFTEMLELIEAEVQRLKLPYLLLTGETKDRAGLVDEFQSGDVPLFLISLKAGGVGLNLTAADTVILYDPWWNPAVEQQAIDRAYRIGQDKPVFVYKLLADGTVEDKMLELQARKAGLADMLLSGVASDAALNAQDFDELFKPLPKAGSIQPASGG, from the coding sequence ATGGCCCTGAACCCGGATCAGGCCGTGTTGTCGATGCACACCCACGGCAACATGCTGATGACCCGCATGCAGGGCACAGGCCTGGCCGCCTACGACCAGCGCATCACGCTGCCGGTCGACCGGCTGGGCCTGCGTGTCCAGGGGCACTGCACGTGCCCGGTCGGGTTGAACTGCCCCCACGTGGCCGCCGCCCTGATGGCGTTCGAGGCCCGCGAGATCCGCCGCAAGAAGAACCCGCAGGCCACGCCGGCCGTGCGCCCGCTGGGCGGCACGCCGCCGGCCCCGCCCGCGCCGCGCCAGGCCGAACGCCCCGTCGAGAACCTCGGCAGCCTGCCGCTGGTGCCGGTGCTGCGCCTGACCACCTGCGTCGACGTGGCCTCCGAGGCCCTGCTGCACCACCGCTACGGCAACAGCACGTCGCGCAACACCACGCTGCGCCAGGCTTCCGCCCAGTTCTTCCTGCGCTACGTGCCCGACACCGGCAAGCCGCTCGAGTACCACTACCCGGCCGGCAACGCCGAGCAGACGCTGGCCGAACGCCCCGACCCGGCCCACCCGGGCCAGACCACGGCCATCCGCTTCCAGCGCCAGGGCAAGGAAGAGGCCGCGGCGCTGCTGGTGCTGTTCAACGAACTCGGCTTCCGCCCGTGGAGCCTGGCCGCGGGCCTCGCCCACAACCGGCTGACGAAGGTGGGCGCGCGCGCCGCGCAGAACACGCCCCACGCGCTCGAAGGCCAGCCGCTCGTGCTCGTGCCGCAGCTGCGCGACCAGTGGCCCATGCTGCTCGCCAAGCAGCTGCCCGAACTGCAGGAACGCGGCTGGGCCGTCGAACTGGCGGAAGACTTCCCGTACGAGATGCACAACGCCGACGAGTGGTCGGTGGACGTGGAGGAAGCGCCGGACGGCAACTGGTTCACGCTGGGCCTGAAGGTGTCCGTCGAGGGCCAGCCCGTCGACCTCGTGCCGCTGCTGGTGGGCCTCGTGCAGACCGGCTGGCTCAAGCTCGACGCCGCGCTGCGCGACCCCGAGGGCGACGTGCTGGTGCCGTGGCCCGGCAACGAGCCCGCGCTGCCCGGCCGCCCGGTGCGCACGCGCCTGCTGCGCGTGCCCGTGCGCCGCGTCGCCCCGCTGATGGACTGGCTGCGCACCGTGTTCGAGGCCAACGGCCGCGACGCGCCGCTGCGCATGTCCCGCTACGACCTCGGCGCCATGGACGACCTGTCCGTCGGCGCGAAGGTCACTGCACCCACGAGCTTCACCGCGCTGATCGAGCAGGTGCGCGCGCTGCGCACCGGCGAGGGCCTGCCGGTGGTGACGCCGTCGTCCAACGTCAACGCCACGCTGCGCCACTACCAGCAGGACGGCCTCTCGTGGATGGACTTCCTGCGCCGCGCCCAGCTGGGCGGCGTGCTCGCCGACGACATGGGCCTCGGCAAGACGCTGCAGGCGTTGACGCTGCTGCAGGGCGAGCTGGACGCGGGCCGCATCGACCGCCCGTGCCTCGTCATCGTGCCCACCAGCCTGATCGGCAACTGGGCGGCCGAGGCGCGCAAGTTCACGCCGGCGCTCAAGACGCTGGTGCTGCACGGCCCGCAGCGCACGCAGCACTTCGCGAAGATCCCGAAGGTGCACCTCGTGATCACGAGCTACCCGCTCGCGGTGCGCGACGCCGACATGCTCGCGTCGCACGAGTGGCACTACCTGATGCTCGACGAGGCCCAGCGCATCAAGAACGCGCGCAGCCAGGCCGCCCAGTCGGTCAAGGGCCTGCGCGCGCGCCACCGCATGTGCCTGAGCGGCACGCCGCTCGAGAACCACATGGGCGAGCTGTGGAGCCTGATCGACTTCGTGTGCCCGGGCCTGCTCGGCAACGAGAAGGAGTTCCGCGAGCACTATCGCAACCCGATCGAGAAGCGGCAGGAGTCCGCGCTCGCGACGCACCTCGCGCGCCGCGTGCGCCCCTTCATCCTGCGCCGCACGAAGCAGCAGGTGGCCAAGGAACTGCCGGCCAAGACCGAGACGCACCTGCGCGTGCAGCTGTCGGGCGCCCAGGCCGACCTGTACGAGACCGTGCGCGCCACCATGGACAGCAAGCTGCGCGAGGCCATCGAGAAGCAGGGCCTCGCCCGCAGCCAGATCATGGTGCTCGACGCGCTGCTGAAGCTGCGCCAGGTGTGCTGCGACCCGCGCCTCATCAAGACCGGCGAGACCAGCGCCGTGAAGGCCGCGCCGTCGGCCAAGATGGAACTGCTGCTCGACCTGCTGCCCACGCTGGTGGAAGACGGCCGGCGCATCCTGCTGTTCTCGCAATTCACCGAGATGCTCGAGCTGATCGAGGCCGAGGTGCAGCGCCTGAAGCTCCCGTACCTGCTGCTGACCGGCGAGACGAAGGACCGCGCGGGCCTCGTCGACGAGTTCCAGTCGGGCGACGTGCCGCTGTTCCTCATCAGCCTGAAGGCGGGTGGCGTGGGCCTGAACCTCACGGCGGCCGACACGGTCATCCTGTACGACCCGTGGTGGAACCCGGCCGTCGAACAGCAGGCCATCGACCGCGCGTACCGCATCGGGCAGGACAAGCCGGTGTTCGTCTACAAGCTGCTGGCCGACGGCACGGTGGAGGACAAGATGCTCGAGCTGCAGGCCCGCAAGGCCGGCCTCGCCGACATGCTGCTGTCGGGCGTGGCGAGCGATGCGGCGCTGAACGCGCAGGACTTCGACGAGCTGTTCAAGCCGCTGCCGAAGGCCGGATCCATCCAGCCTGCAAGCGGAGGCTGA
- a CDS encoding HPP family protein, with the protein MPSPATDTPHPPWWQAFWPAPQAVDARERLRGAGGAGIGILITAIVGHLAMRLGMPAWIVAPMGASAVLVFAVPASPLAQPWSVVGGNTLSALIGIICATWGGSTEWAAAVAVAGAIGVMFALRCLHPPGGASALLMVVAGVTDPRYAIFPVLLNSVLLASVGVVYNNLTGRRYPHAQLPAKPSESKDDLDAVLARYNQVLDISRDDLQALLEQTRSEGYRRRLAELQCSDVMSRDPITVEYGTSLQEAWALLREKRIKALPVVDTRRRIIGIVTLADFMRTADLDLHEGFGQKLKQLIRSTGRTHSDKPEVVGQIMARTVRVASEHRKLVDLVPLFGSSGHHHIPVIGEGERLVGILTQSDVVAALAEPPVR; encoded by the coding sequence ATGCCTTCCCCCGCGACCGACACCCCGCACCCGCCCTGGTGGCAGGCCTTCTGGCCGGCCCCCCAGGCCGTCGATGCCCGTGAACGCCTGCGGGGGGCCGGGGGCGCCGGCATCGGCATCCTGATCACCGCGATCGTCGGACACCTCGCGATGCGCCTCGGGATGCCGGCGTGGATCGTGGCGCCGATGGGGGCTTCGGCCGTGCTGGTGTTCGCGGTGCCGGCGAGTCCGCTCGCGCAGCCGTGGTCGGTGGTCGGCGGCAACACGCTCTCGGCGCTCATCGGCATCATCTGTGCGACGTGGGGCGGCAGCACCGAGTGGGCGGCCGCGGTGGCCGTCGCCGGGGCCATCGGCGTGATGTTCGCGCTGCGCTGCCTGCATCCCCCTGGGGGCGCTTCGGCGCTGCTGATGGTGGTGGCGGGGGTCACCGACCCGCGCTATGCGATCTTCCCGGTGCTGCTGAACTCGGTGCTGCTGGCGAGCGTGGGGGTCGTCTACAACAACCTCACGGGCCGGCGTTATCCGCACGCGCAGCTGCCTGCCAAGCCGTCCGAGTCGAAGGACGACCTCGACGCGGTGCTGGCCCGCTACAACCAGGTGCTGGACATCAGCCGCGACGACCTGCAGGCGCTGCTCGAGCAGACGCGCAGCGAGGGCTACCGGCGCCGCCTGGCCGAACTGCAGTGCAGCGACGTGATGTCGCGCGACCCCATCACCGTGGAATACGGCACCTCGCTGCAGGAGGCGTGGGCGCTGCTGCGAGAGAAGCGCATCAAGGCGTTGCCGGTGGTGGACACGCGCCGGCGCATCATCGGCATCGTCACGCTCGCGGATTTCATGCGCACGGCCGACCTCGACCTGCACGAAGGCTTCGGCCAGAAGCTCAAGCAGTTGATCCGCAGCACGGGCCGCACGCACTCCGACAAGCCGGAGGTGGTGGGCCAGATCATGGCGCGCACGGTGCGTGTGGCCAGCGAGCATCGCAAGCTGGTGGACCTGGTGCCGCTGTTCGGCAGCAGCGGGCACCACCACATCCCCGTCATCGGCGAAGGGGAGCGGCTGGTGGGCATCCTCACGCAGTCGGACGTGGTGGCCGCGCTGGCCGAACCGCCCGTGCGCTGA
- a CDS encoding DUF3617 domain-containing protein, with amino-acid sequence MKSNLLAALAAFAAFGAPLTTHAQTQLKPGLWEQVGTVKSQSGQVEKAMAEAQAQIAKLPPEQRRQIEQMMAERGVGIGNGATTVRLCLTAADVAQGNIPVQNGDCTQKIVNRDGNVTKVSFSCQTDPPVSGEGEVRVISPTSNVMTATVLTQINGQPEKLDTAQKGTWLGDDCGSIKPLSR; translated from the coding sequence ATGAAATCGAATCTCCTCGCGGCGCTGGCCGCGTTCGCCGCCTTCGGCGCCCCGCTCACCACCCATGCGCAGACCCAGCTCAAGCCGGGCCTGTGGGAACAGGTCGGCACCGTCAAGAGCCAGAGCGGCCAGGTCGAGAAGGCCATGGCCGAGGCGCAGGCCCAGATCGCCAAGCTGCCGCCGGAGCAACGCCGCCAGATCGAGCAGATGATGGCCGAGCGCGGCGTGGGCATCGGCAACGGCGCCACCACCGTGCGCCTGTGCCTCACCGCGGCCGACGTGGCGCAGGGCAACATCCCCGTGCAGAACGGCGATTGCACGCAGAAGATCGTCAACCGCGACGGCAACGTCACGAAGGTGTCGTTCTCGTGCCAGACGGATCCGCCGGTGTCGGGTGAAGGCGAGGTGCGCGTGATCTCGCCCACGTCGAACGTGATGACGGCCACCGTGCTGACGCAGATCAACGGCCAGCCCGAGAAGCTCGACACCGCGCAGAAGGGCACGTGGCTCGGTGACGACTGCGGCAGCATCAAGCCGCTGTCACGCTGA
- a CDS encoding NADAR family protein, with protein MTHPLAPPVSLEDLRTRFDAGEPLSFLHFWGHRPRADGRPSASCFSQWFESPFQVDGLTYATAEHFMMAEKARLFGDAETVSRILAAGTPAAAKALGRQVRGYDDAAWVARRFDAVVEGNLAKFSQNATLSGFLLSTHPQVLVEASPVDPVWGIGLAADAPQANDPNQWQGLNLLGFALGVVRERLRGG; from the coding sequence ATGACCCATCCCCTCGCCCCACCCGTGTCCCTCGAGGACCTGCGCACCCGCTTCGACGCGGGCGAGCCGCTCTCGTTCCTGCACTTCTGGGGCCACCGCCCTCGCGCCGACGGCCGCCCGTCGGCCAGCTGCTTCAGCCAGTGGTTCGAGTCGCCGTTCCAGGTCGACGGGCTCACCTACGCCACGGCGGAACATTTCATGATGGCCGAGAAGGCGCGCCTCTTCGGCGATGCGGAGACCGTGTCGCGCATCCTCGCGGCCGGCACACCCGCGGCGGCCAAGGCCCTCGGCCGGCAGGTGCGCGGCTACGACGACGCGGCGTGGGTGGCGAGGCGTTTCGATGCGGTGGTGGAAGGCAACCTCGCGAAGTTCTCGCAGAACGCGACGTTGTCGGGCTTCCTGCTGTCCACGCACCCGCAGGTGCTGGTGGAGGCGAGTCCGGTGGACCCCGTGTGGGGCATCGGCCTGGCCGCGGACGCGCCGCAGGCGAACGATCCCAACCAGTGGCAGGGCCTGAACCTGCTGGGCTTCGCCCTCGGGGTCGTGCGCGAGCGCCTGCGGGGCGGCTGA
- a CDS encoding extracellular catalytic domain type 1 short-chain-length polyhydroxyalkanoate depolymerase translates to MARRRAALPWALPFEQMLGAWGRMPVRIAGAATRAQMSKVSEAVSDAVDEHRRPPAGPGDWISGVAMAPSGLRRFQLYRPPGIAFHEKLPLMVMLHGCHQSAKAFAESTRMNALADRERFLVLYPEQDRRANSQGCWNWYETRSGLAQAEAQIVMAAVQQAILLYPVDRERVALAGLSAGASMAALLAMKYPDRFKAVAMHSGVPPGTASSTATALRAMRHGHRPAALPDGTDATRWPPLIVIHGDADRVVSSRNAASTAEFWAEASGARPAAPRRVQRGQRHAMTVTDYKLRGRTRASLCEVGSLGHAWSGGAAKHPFSDARGPDASRLVWAFASRQFDTD, encoded by the coding sequence ATGGCCCGGCGCCGCGCCGCCCTGCCCTGGGCCTTGCCGTTCGAGCAGATGCTGGGCGCATGGGGCCGCATGCCGGTGCGGATCGCCGGCGCGGCCACACGCGCCCAGATGAGCAAGGTCTCCGAGGCGGTCTCGGACGCCGTCGACGAACACCGCCGGCCTCCGGCCGGCCCCGGCGACTGGATCTCCGGCGTCGCGATGGCGCCCTCGGGCCTGCGCCGCTTCCAGCTCTACCGTCCGCCGGGCATCGCCTTCCACGAGAAGCTGCCGCTGATGGTGATGCTGCACGGCTGCCACCAGAGCGCGAAGGCCTTCGCCGAGTCCACGCGCATGAACGCCCTCGCCGACCGCGAACGGTTCCTCGTGCTGTACCCCGAGCAGGACCGGCGGGCCAACAGCCAGGGCTGCTGGAACTGGTACGAGACCCGGTCCGGCCTCGCGCAGGCCGAGGCCCAGATCGTGATGGCGGCGGTGCAGCAGGCGATCCTGCTGTATCCGGTGGACCGCGAGCGTGTCGCGCTCGCCGGGCTGTCGGCCGGGGCCAGCATGGCCGCGCTGCTCGCGATGAAGTACCCCGACCGCTTCAAGGCCGTGGCGATGCATTCGGGCGTGCCGCCCGGCACGGCCTCGTCCACCGCGACGGCATTGCGGGCGATGCGCCACGGGCACCGGCCGGCCGCGCTGCCGGACGGCACGGACGCGACCCGCTGGCCCCCGCTCATCGTGATCCACGGCGACGCCGACCGCGTGGTGTCGTCCCGCAACGCCGCGAGCACCGCCGAGTTCTGGGCCGAGGCGTCCGGCGCCCGGCCCGCCGCCCCGCGCCGCGTGCAGCGGGGCCAGCGCCACGCGATGACCGTCACCGACTACAAGCTTCGCGGCCGCACGCGGGCCTCGCTGTGCGAGGTGGGGTCGCTCGGACATGCCTGGAGCGGCGGCGCGGCGAAACACCCCTTCAGCGACGCGCGCGGGCCCGATGCGTCGCGGCTCGTGTGGGCCTTCGCCTCGCGGCAGTTCGACACCGATTGA
- a CDS encoding CHRD domain-containing protein, with product MNRTLTAVFAAAALAAGCSMNPMGSHAPSLGAKLTASAEVPPNPSTGSGTLEARYNTDTQVLKWKVTYTGLTGPVTAAHFHGPAAPGTNTGVVVPFSGPLASPIEGEAKLSAIQASDLLAGKWYVNLHTAAYPGGEIRGQVTANN from the coding sequence ATGAACCGCACCCTCACCGCCGTGTTCGCCGCGGCCGCGCTCGCCGCAGGCTGCTCGATGAACCCCATGGGTTCGCATGCCCCGTCCCTCGGCGCGAAGCTCACCGCCTCCGCCGAGGTGCCGCCCAACCCCAGCACCGGTTCCGGCACGCTGGAGGCGCGGTACAACACGGACACGCAGGTGCTCAAGTGGAAGGTCACGTACACCGGCCTGACCGGCCCCGTCACCGCCGCCCACTTCCACGGCCCCGCCGCCCCCGGCACGAACACGGGTGTCGTGGTGCCCTTCTCCGGGCCGCTCGCGAGCCCCATCGAGGGCGAGGCCAAGCTGTCGGCCATCCAGGCGTCGGACCTGCTGGCCGGCAAGTGGTATGTGAACCTGCACACCGCGGCGTACCCGGGCGGCGAGATCCGCGGCCAGGTCACGGCCAACAACTGA
- a CDS encoding CsbD family protein → MNKDQVQGRVEQAKGQIKETAGKAVGNDRLRAEGQLDKAGGKIQAGVGDAKEKVKDAVDKL, encoded by the coding sequence ATGAACAAGGACCAAGTCCAAGGCCGCGTGGAACAAGCCAAGGGCCAGATCAAGGAAACCGCCGGCAAGGCGGTGGGCAACGACCGCCTGCGCGCGGAAGGCCAGCTCGACAAGGCCGGCGGGAAGATCCAGGCCGGCGTCGGCGATGCCAAAGAGAAGGTGAAGGACGCGGTCGACAAGCTCTGA
- a CDS encoding SH3 domain-containing protein, giving the protein MSPFIRAWPLALLVLAGVSSAQKVYSTVTPPPVERVRTTSVVNLRAGPGTEHEVVGKVARGAWFEVRDCHITPGWCEVIVPGPDPAYVSSAHLERLGVEVPAAPAALPAPATVPIMVVVEPRGRRH; this is encoded by the coding sequence ATGAGTCCGTTCATCCGTGCGTGGCCGCTGGCACTGCTGGTGCTGGCTGGCGTGTCCTCCGCCCAGAAGGTCTATTCCACAGTCACGCCGCCGCCCGTCGAGCGCGTGCGCACCACCTCGGTCGTGAACCTGCGCGCCGGGCCGGGCACGGAGCACGAGGTGGTGGGCAAGGTCGCCCGCGGCGCCTGGTTCGAGGTGCGCGACTGCCACATCACGCCGGGCTGGTGCGAAGTGATCGTGCCGGGGCCCGATCCGGCCTACGTGTCCTCGGCCCACCTGGAGCGCCTCGGGGTCGAGGTCCCGGCCGCACCGGCCGCCTTGCCGGCCCCGGCGACGGTGCCCATCATGGTGGTCGTGGAGCCGCGCGGTCGACGCCATTGA
- a CDS encoding N-acyl amino acid synthase FeeM domain-containing protein, whose protein sequence is MGNVEGVVRATERAQAAMAWGDAGENDGETLLPFSVHVVTTEAQLDAVQSLRETAYGRHLPHLKASFGLPDPLDRGPGTTVFYAEDKLTGEVVGSARIQTNRHAPLQIERSLELPAQWRGKRLAEITRLAVRPGYGGPVRLALVKASHLYCIAMQISAVLAGSRQSLLRSYRMLGFSPLFEEGRLVPLVHAGGLPHHVLVRDMVTAEADARARNSGDHEFVFRTYHPDIDLFAAVGERVRHGLRPVTSH, encoded by the coding sequence GTGGGGAATGTCGAAGGGGTGGTCCGGGCCACCGAACGGGCGCAGGCCGCGATGGCCTGGGGGGATGCGGGCGAGAACGACGGGGAAACGCTGCTGCCGTTTTCGGTGCACGTGGTGACCACCGAGGCACAGCTCGACGCGGTGCAGTCCTTGCGCGAGACGGCCTACGGCCGCCACCTGCCGCACCTGAAGGCCTCGTTCGGCCTGCCGGACCCGCTCGACCGCGGCCCCGGCACCACGGTGTTCTACGCCGAGGACAAGCTCACCGGCGAGGTGGTGGGTTCGGCCCGCATCCAGACGAACCGCCACGCGCCGTTGCAGATCGAGCGCAGCCTCGAGTTGCCGGCGCAGTGGCGCGGCAAGCGCCTCGCCGAGATCACGCGCCTCGCGGTGCGGCCCGGCTACGGCGGCCCGGTGCGCCTCGCGCTCGTGAAGGCGAGCCACCTGTACTGCATCGCGATGCAGATCAGCGCGGTGCTCGCCGGCTCGCGCCAGTCGCTGCTGCGTTCGTACCGCATGCTCGGCTTCTCACCGCTCTTCGAGGAAGGCCGCCTCGTGCCGCTGGTGCATGCCGGTGGCCTGCCGCACCACGTGCTGGTGCGCGACATGGTGACGGCCGAAGCCGACGCGCGGGCGCGCAACTCGGGCGACCACGAGTTCGTCTTCCGCACGTACCACCCCGACATCGACCTCTTCGCCGCGGTGGGCGAGCGCGTGCGGCACGGCCTGCGGCCGGTGACGTCGCACTGA